TCTTTCCACACTATTGCCTGAGCaaacagaagaagaaggaaCAACAGGCTCTGTAGTCTTCTCACAATCTCGTAGTCCTTTCGTTGCACTTTCCCCAAGGACTTGATTGGAGGTTTTATCATTCTTAGAGGCATCCTCTTGACAAACAGCCTCAGATTGAATAGAGGCAATCGGTTCCTCAACAGGCTTATCATCCATTGGTTTTAAATCAACCTTGGATGGGAATGTGACAGGTTGGCAATGGGAACTTGATTCTTTCCGGGAACCAGTACTTGAATCGATAATTGTTGATTCAGGAGAATTTTTACTAGGTGCAGCAGAACCTTTTTCCTTGCTCGCTATCCTTTGCATGCTTGATCCCGAACCAGCCATCAGGCCAATGTTCTGAAGATTAGCTTTCACAAGAGCAGCCGGTCGTGAGAAATGCGAGAAATTCATCAGATTGGAGTTATTACCAGGCGGCCTTGGATCTTTCTTCTGCAACTGTATGCTATGAAATCCATCTGCAGCAGATGCAACCCGTGTTGAATCTCCACACAGACTGTGGTGCATGACGTTGCTAGTATTATTGCCAGTGACATCTGAAACCTTTGATCTAAGTGATGGAAGTGATGTTTGGCATTGTTGTGATAACGAGTGGATGGGACGAAAACTAGTTCTAGATATTGTGGCCTCGCCACCTCCCACTTGCGAAACCTTTGACACATCCCCCTGTCCTAAACTCACACCATCATTCACAGAATCGGTATGGCAATCCCTATAGACCATATTACAACTATTTCTCTTGTCCTCAGATGCCACATTACTATCGGTGGATAGTTCATTTGCAGTGACACAAGAAAATTCAGGCAAGAACTCAGAACAATATTCATGCTGTAAAGGTTCATGGATTGGATAATTCAACCAAGGCATCATGTCATCATCTTGACTCAAATCAATTTCACTGGACGGCACCGACATTGGGATTTCACTCAATACAGAGTCCAAGACGCCAAACTTCCCCACCTTTGAACTGTTTCCATTTCCCATATCTTTATCTCTTGTCTTAACGGTGTGAGATGGTAAACAGTAAGATGGTAAGCTGTTACTAGTTGGGCTCTTTCTAGCTCTGCTGGACTGACCTTGCTTCATAATCTGACCATTTTCCCATACAAGCTCAAAAAGGTCATTCTCAGGTCTGCATCATAATAACCCACAAGAACAGGaacaataataatgaaaaaatgaccAAAGATCAAATAGGATCACCAAACCCAATCCGCTGGCGTGAACGAATGCAttccaaataaataaagtaaaagaaagTGAAACTGAGCTTACAGAAAAGATAGATCAGTTGAACACGTTGTGTTCTTCTCTTGATTAGAATCAAGCTTCCCTTTAGCCATTCGATACAGCTCAGACAAAGGCATGATGGAGAGGTGGAAACACACTTCGTTCTTCAAAAATGCCCCAGGTTCAAGCACCCATCCATTTTTGGTAGCTTCAACTCACTACTTTTACTTCTCGATGCACAGTTCAAAGAACCAAACAAATGGAAACCCAACAAGAATTTAAGAGCCAAGCCTGTCCAAAACGCCACTATAAGACAATCCCAGTTGAACTTACAGGGCCGAAAAGGAAAGGGCACTCCTTTTACGGTTATAATTCACAATACCAAAGTCTTTGTCAGGGaggtatataatatagaaaattgCAAATCTAATTAAGAATCAAGTATCAGTCAAACCAATTCTTTAATGGCTTCCACTGATACAAAAACCCTccaaaattttagtttaaaactTTGATCTTTTCcgcttttttaatcattaaatagcAACCCCAAGAAAtaggaacaaaaaataaataaacccaGATCATCAAATCAAAAACCTCAAACAAACACCACTAACTTTGCACATAAAATCACAGGAAAGCGGTGTGACTTGTAGACCCGCTAAAACAACGCTACCCAATTTTCAACCGTGAAAAATCCATATAATTCAttagaaagaaacaagaaatctTTGGAAAATCTGATCCTCCTCGAACTAGTCAAGTTTTGCTAATCCAGATgcattaaaaaagtaaaattttggtCATAGATCAGAATAAATGTTCCCCAAAGTGCAAGCTTCAAGAGTTTGTGGCTAAGCTCAGAGAGGGGGAAGGGGGGGGTGGGGATACAAGTTGACGTAGAAGACGGCGAAAGGCTGGCAGACTTGCAgaggatggagagagagagagggagagagatgagcTTAACCACAGTTAGTGGTTGTTAACTTGTTATCATGGTTAAGTTTCTTTTTCTAATGGGGTGCGGGCCCATGTCTATGTGGACCTCGGcttaacattttttattattccaaTTTAAATCCAACAGTTAAGGAAGGTGTTGTATTGCGATTGGAGTACCAAACTCATAAGGCCTAACATTTATTTCACACCCGGTATGGAGGAAGTGTGGGCAGGTGTCCCAATTGGTGTGGTAGGTTGTCCCTGTTCTCTGTATTTGCATACTACATATTATCCTTTTTGTATAATATGTTATCTTTATTTAACGAATTGGCTATGGATTGGATTTTGTAGTTGTGCGTTGAATGGATGCATTCATAGTGGAACACAACATTATCATATCACCCTCGTTCTTATATGCATCAGTTGGATTGGGAGCCTGGGTCTCCCCCCGCCTTTTTATACTCTctatatatagtagatatatatatatatattatttacgtAACGTTTGAAATTTGTGGCTTAAGGGATTAATAAAGCCATTGACTTGTCCACAATggtttttttattctctctctaaacAATCGTCTTCCATCCCTTCATTTTTTGAGAGAGTTTGTGCCATATTTAGGTGGGCAGTGGCATGAATTTGATGGTTTGATGGCATATGATTCAGCttctcaaatgaaaattttgaattcgaAACGTCCACccctttataaataatatat
Above is a genomic segment from Juglans microcarpa x Juglans regia isolate MS1-56 chromosome 1D, Jm3101_v1.0, whole genome shotgun sequence containing:
- the LOC121252407 gene encoding transcription factor PIF3-like isoform X1, which codes for MPLSELYRMAKGKLDSNQEKNTTCSTDLSFLPENDLFELVWENGQIMKQGQSSRARKSPTSNSLPSYCLPSHTVKTRDKDMGNGNSSKVGKFGVLDSVLSEIPMSVPSSEIDLSQDDDMMPWLNYPIHEPLQHEYCSEFLPEFSCVTANELSTDSNVASEDKRNSCNMVYRDCHTDSVNDGVSLGQGDVSKVSQVGGGEATISRTSFRPIHSLSQQCQTSLPSLRSKVSDVTGNNTSNVMHHSLCGDSTRVASAADGFHSIQLQKKDPRPPGNNSNLMNFSHFSRPAALVKANLQNIGLMAGSGSSMQRIASKEKGSAAPSKNSPESTIIDSSTGSRKESSSHCQPVTFPSKVDLKPMDDKPVEEPIASIQSEAVCQEDASKNDKTSNQVLGESATKGLRDCEKTTEPVVPSSSVCSGNSVERASDDPTHNMKRKGHDTEESECHSEDVEQESVGAKKAAPARGGTGSKRSRAAEVHNLSERRRRDRINEKMRALQELIPNCNKVDKASMLDEAIEYLKMLQFQVQIMSMGAGLYMPPMMLPTGMQQMSAPHMAHFSPMGLGMGMGMGMGMGMGMSFGMGMPDMNGGSSGYPMIQVPPLQGAHLPGPPISGRTAFHAMAGSNLPMFGLPSQGIPMSMPCAPIIPLSGGPRMKSAAGPNACGVVGPMENVDSALASTSKDPIQTINPQVPHSAGANSSMNETSNKCPTTNSAFESSTLVQNNGQAPDVTGNAALNCERK
- the LOC121252407 gene encoding transcription factor PIF3-like isoform X2, whose translation is MPLSELYRMAKGKLDSNQEKNTTCSTDLSFLPENDLFELVWENGQIMKQGQSSRARKSPTSNSLPSYCLPSHTVKTRDKDMGNGNSSKVGKFGVLDSVLSEIPMSVPSSEIDLSQDDDMMPWLNYPIHEPLQHEYCSEFLPEFSCVTANELSTDSNVASEDKRNSCNMVYRDCHTDSVNDGVSLGQGDVSKVSQVGGGEATISRTSFRPIHSLSQQCQTSLPSLRSKVSDVTGNNTSNVMHHSLCGDSTRVASAADGFHSIQLQKKDPRPPGNNSNLMNFSHFSRPAALVKANLQNIGLMAGSGSSMQRIASKEKGSAAPSKNSPESTIIDSSTGSRKESSSHCQPVTFPSKVDLKPMDDKPVEEPIASIQSEAVCQEDASKNDKTSNQVLGESATKGLRDCEKTTEPVVPSSSVCSGNSVERASDDPTHNMKRKGHDTEESECHSEDVEQESVGAKKAAPARGGTGSKRSRAAEVHNLSERRRRDRINEKMRALQELIPNCNKVDKASMLDEAIEYLKMLQFQVQIMSMGAGLYMPPMMLPTGMQQMSAPHMAHFSPMGLGMGMGMGMGMGMGMSFGMGMPDMNGGSSGYPMIQVPPLQGAHLPGPPISGRTAFHAMAGSNLPMFGLPSQGIPMSMPCAPIIPLSGGPRMKSAAGPNACGVVGPMENVDSALASTSKDPIQTINPQVPHSAGANSSMNETSNKSLAG
- the LOC121252407 gene encoding transcription factor PIF3-like isoform X3, translated to MPLSELYRMAKGKLDSNQEKNTTCSTDLSFLPENDLFELVWENGQIMKQGQSSRARKSPTSNSLPSYCLPSHTVKTRDKDMGNGNSSKVGKFGVLDSVLSEIPMSVPSSEIDLSQDDDMMPWLNYPIHEPLQHEYCSEFLPEFSCVTANELSTDSNVASEDKRNSCNMVYRDCHTDSVNDGVSLGQGDVSKVSQVGGGEATISRTSFRPIHSLSQQCQTSLPSLRSKVSDVTGNNTSNVMHHSLCGDSTRVASAADGFHSIQLQKKDPRPPGNNSNLMNFSHFSRPAALVKANLQNIGLMAGSGSSMQRIASKEKGSAAPSKNSPESTIIDSSTGSRKESSSHCQPVTFPSKVDLKPMDDKPVEEPIASIQSEAVCQEDASKNDKTSNQVLGESATKGLRDCEKTTEPVVPSSSVCSGNSVERASDDPTHNMKRKGHDTEESECHSEDVEQESVGAKKAAPARGGTGSKRSRAAEVHNLSERRRRDRINEKMRALQELIPNCNKVDKASMLDEAIEYLKMLQFQVQIMSMGAGLYMPPMMLPTGMQQMSAPHMAHFSPMGLGMGMGMGMGMGMGMSFGMGMPDMNGGSSGYPMIQVPPLQGAHLPGPPISGRTAFHAMAGSNLPMFGLPSQGIPMSMPCAPIIPLSGGPRMKSAAGPNACGVVGPMENVDSALASTSKDPIQTINPQVPHSAGANSSMNETSNKM